Proteins from a single region of Trichocoleus desertorum ATA4-8-CV12:
- a CDS encoding alpha/beta hydrolase has translation MSESWTHAYISTNGIKLHYVTQGEGPLMLMLHGFPEFWYSWRKQIPEFAQDYKVVALDLRGYNDSDKPPEQSAYVMAEFIKDIKGVIQGLGYDKCVLVGHDWGGAIAWNFAYAHPEMLDRLIVLNLPHPAKFAEGLRTPQQLLRSSYIFFFQLPWLPEWLIQAGDYQPLEAAFKGMAVHKDAFTEADIQAYKQAVAKSGALTAMLNYYRNAFQQGLFKSNWDVLQVPTLMIWGENDTALGKEMTYGTEAYVRDFQIKYIPNCSHWVQQEQPQLVNQYMREFLARE, from the coding sequence ATGTCTGAATCTTGGACTCACGCCTATATCTCGACCAACGGTATTAAGCTGCACTATGTGACGCAGGGCGAAGGACCGTTGATGCTGATGTTGCATGGTTTTCCGGAGTTTTGGTATTCCTGGCGCAAACAGATTCCGGAATTCGCCCAGGATTACAAAGTCGTGGCATTGGATTTGCGCGGCTACAACGATAGCGACAAGCCACCAGAACAATCCGCCTATGTGATGGCAGAGTTTATCAAAGATATCAAAGGCGTAATTCAGGGCTTGGGTTACGACAAATGCGTGTTGGTGGGCCATGACTGGGGAGGCGCGATCGCCTGGAATTTTGCTTATGCTCACCCAGAAATGCTCGATCGCTTGATTGTCTTAAACTTGCCGCACCCAGCTAAGTTTGCCGAAGGACTCCGTACCCCCCAACAGTTGCTCCGCAGTTCCTATATCTTTTTCTTCCAACTGCCTTGGCTACCAGAGTGGCTGATCCAGGCGGGCGATTATCAGCCGTTAGAAGCAGCTTTTAAGGGTATGGCAGTGCATAAGGATGCGTTTACAGAAGCGGATATTCAAGCTTACAAACAGGCGGTTGCTAAATCGGGTGCCCTCACCGCCATGCTGAACTATTACCGCAATGCCTTTCAACAAGGATTGTTTAAATCGAATTGGGACGTGCTACAAGTGCCTACTTTGATGATTTGGGGCGAAAACGATACAGCACTAGGTAAGGAAATGACTTACGGCACCGAAGCGTATGTGAGAGATTTTCAGATTAAATATATCCCTAACTGTAGCCATTGGGTGCAACAGGAGCAGCCGCAGCTAGTGAATCAGTACATGCGGGAGTTTTTAGCCAGAGAGTAG
- the nuoK gene encoding NADH-quinone oxidoreductase subunit NuoK: MQLEYFLLLAAALFCIGIYGLVTSRNAVRVLMSIELLLNSVNLNLMAFSNYLDSAEIKGQVFTVFVITIAAAEAAVGLAIVLAIYRNRDTVDMEQFNLLKW; this comes from the coding sequence ATGCAACTTGAATACTTTTTGCTGTTAGCGGCTGCTCTGTTTTGCATTGGCATTTATGGCCTCGTTACCAGCCGGAACGCGGTACGAGTATTGATGTCAATCGAATTACTGCTGAACTCCGTCAACTTAAATTTGATGGCATTCTCGAACTACCTTGACTCCGCAGAAATTAAAGGTCAGGTATTCACGGTATTTGTCATTACGATCGCGGCAGCAGAGGCAGCAGTGGGTCTGGCGATCGTGCTAGCTATTTACCGCAACCGCGACACCGTAGACATGGAACAGTTCAATCTCTTGAAGTGGTAG
- a CDS encoding NADH-quinone oxidoreductase subunit J: protein MNLAEGVQIVSFGLLGLMMIGAALGVVLLSNIVYSAFLLGGVFISIAGLYILLNAGFVAAAQVLIYVGAVNVLILFAIMLVNKREDFKPMPNAWVRQALTGLVCVSLFALLSTMVLSTPWSLSNAPSAGDDAIVVIGKHFFSDFLLPFELASILLLMALVGAIILARREFLPDDTSTLQPQRQVFTLQERPREAVPALSGGRIKSSQSGAEAPVTPSDRLDP, encoded by the coding sequence GTGAATCTAGCGGAAGGAGTTCAAATTGTCTCATTTGGCCTGCTAGGTCTGATGATGATTGGAGCAGCTCTCGGTGTCGTGTTGCTGTCTAATATCGTTTATTCAGCTTTCTTGCTTGGTGGCGTGTTTATCAGCATCGCTGGGCTGTACATTTTGCTGAATGCAGGCTTTGTGGCTGCGGCTCAAGTACTCATCTACGTGGGAGCCGTTAACGTCTTGATTCTGTTTGCCATCATGTTGGTAAATAAGCGAGAAGACTTCAAGCCTATGCCCAATGCTTGGGTGCGCCAGGCACTCACTGGATTGGTTTGTGTGAGTCTGTTTGCCCTGCTCAGCACAATGGTGCTTTCAACTCCTTGGTCTCTCTCAAATGCGCCCAGTGCTGGAGATGATGCCATTGTGGTAATTGGCAAACACTTCTTCAGTGACTTTTTACTGCCGTTTGAATTAGCTTCGATCCTGCTGCTAATGGCTTTGGTAGGCGCGATTATCCTGGCTCGCCGGGAGTTCCTGCCAGACGATACTTCGACGCTGCAACCCCAACGCCAAGTTTTTACCCTGCAAGAGCGCCCCAGAGAGGCAGTTCCCGCTTTAAGTGGTGGCCGAATTAAATCATCTCAGTCGGGTGCTGAAGCACCAGTGACCCCCAGCGATCGCTTAGATCCTTAA
- the ndhI gene encoding NAD(P)H-quinone oxidoreductase subunit I yields the protein MLKFLKQVGDYTKEAVQAARYIGQGLSVTFDHMRRRPITVQYPYEKLIPSERFRGRIHFEYDKCISCEVCVRVCPINLPVVDWEFNKETKKKQLKHYSIDFGVCIFCGNCVEYCPTNCLSMTEDYELSTYDRHQLNYDNVALGRLPYKVTDDPMVTPLRELVYLPKGVMDPHDLPPGSQRAGQRPEEISEQLEKNSEKTQA from the coding sequence ATGCTCAAGTTCCTCAAACAAGTTGGCGACTACACCAAAGAAGCGGTACAAGCCGCTCGCTACATCGGTCAGGGCTTATCTGTAACCTTCGACCACATGCGCCGACGCCCCATTACAGTTCAATATCCTTACGAGAAACTAATTCCCTCCGAGCGGTTTCGGGGGCGGATTCACTTTGAATATGACAAATGTATCTCTTGTGAAGTCTGCGTCCGCGTTTGTCCAATCAACCTGCCAGTCGTAGATTGGGAATTCAACAAAGAAACCAAGAAGAAACAGCTTAAGCACTACAGCATCGACTTTGGAGTTTGCATCTTCTGCGGTAACTGTGTGGAATACTGCCCCACCAACTGCCTATCCATGACTGAGGATTACGAGTTATCGACCTACGATCGCCACCAGCTGAACTATGACAACGTGGCCCTAGGGCGCTTACCGTATAAAGTTACAGATGATCCAATGGTGACACCGCTACGAGAGCTGGTTTACTTACCCAAGGGTGTTATGGACCCTCATGATCTGCCCCCCGGTAGCCAGCGAGCAGGCCAGCGTCCAGAAGAGATTTCGGAACAGCTTGAGAAAAATTCTGAGAAGACCCAAGCGTAA
- the nuoH gene encoding NADH-quinone oxidoreductase subunit NuoH: MNPGIDLQGSFIQALVQLGLPTDIARLVWLPLPMVVMLIGATVGVLACVWLERKISAAAQQRIGPEFIGPMGALAPLADGLKLVLKEDIVPLKADPWLFTLGPAIVVIPVFLSYLIVPFGQNLLITDLSIGVFLWIALASITPIGLLMAGYASNNKYSLIGGLRAAAQSISYEIPLALSVLAIVMMSNSLSTIDIVNQQAGYGILGWNIWRQPVGFLIFWIAALAECERLPFDLPEAEEELVAGYQTEYTGMKFGLFYLGSYVNLVLSALFVAVLYLGGWESPIPLSLISNWFGISETTPWLQIITATLGITMTLLKAYFLIFLAILLRWTVPRVRIDQLLDLGWKFLLPVGLVNLLLTAALKLTFPFAFGG; this comes from the coding sequence ATGAATCCAGGAATTGACCTACAAGGAAGTTTTATCCAAGCGCTCGTGCAACTGGGCTTGCCTACCGACATTGCCAGATTGGTTTGGCTCCCCCTGCCGATGGTCGTGATGCTGATAGGCGCGACAGTCGGTGTATTAGCTTGTGTCTGGCTAGAGCGAAAAATCTCTGCTGCCGCACAACAGCGGATTGGTCCAGAGTTTATTGGGCCTATGGGCGCACTGGCACCCTTGGCAGACGGCCTCAAGCTAGTTCTGAAAGAGGATATTGTCCCTTTAAAAGCTGACCCCTGGCTGTTTACCCTAGGACCCGCAATCGTCGTGATTCCGGTTTTTCTGTCCTACCTGATCGTGCCCTTCGGACAGAATCTTTTAATTACTGACCTCAGCATCGGCGTCTTTCTCTGGATTGCCCTCGCCAGCATTACCCCGATCGGCTTGTTGATGGCTGGGTATGCCTCAAATAACAAGTACTCCTTGATTGGGGGTCTGCGGGCAGCAGCCCAATCGATTAGTTACGAAATTCCCCTCGCTTTGTCAGTCTTAGCGATCGTGATGATGTCGAACAGCCTCAGCACGATTGACATCGTCAACCAGCAAGCGGGCTACGGCATCCTAGGGTGGAATATTTGGCGGCAACCTGTAGGGTTCTTGATTTTTTGGATTGCCGCCCTCGCTGAATGTGAGCGTCTTCCCTTTGACTTACCAGAGGCAGAAGAAGAACTAGTCGCTGGCTATCAAACTGAGTACACCGGAATGAAGTTTGGCCTCTTCTATCTCGGTTCCTATGTCAACTTGGTGCTCTCAGCCCTCTTTGTCGCTGTGCTATACCTGGGTGGTTGGGAATCTCCCATCCCTCTGAGTTTGATTTCTAACTGGTTCGGCATTAGCGAAACGACTCCTTGGTTGCAAATCATCACTGCGACCTTGGGCATCACCATGACCCTGCTCAAAGCCTATTTCCTCATCTTCCTGGCGATTCTGCTCCGCTGGACAGTGCCACGGGTACGGATTGACCAACTCCTCGACTTAGGTTGGAAGTTTCTTCTACCGGTTGGCTTAGTGAACCTATTACTGACTGCGGCCCTCAAGCTCACCTTCCCCTTTGCCTTTGGTGGCTAA
- a CDS encoding citrate synthase, whose amino-acid sequence MSICEYRPGLENIPATQSSISYVDGQRGVLEYRGIRIEELAEKSTFLETAYLLIWGELPTQAELTAFQDEIQYHRRVKFRVRDMMKCFPESGHPMDALQASAAALGLFYSRRDLHNPAYIRGAAVRLLAKIPTMVAAFQLIRKGNDPVQPRDDLDYAANFLYMLNEKEPDPLAARVFDVCLTLHAEHTINASTFSAMVTASTLTDPYAVIASAVGTLAGPLHGGANEEVVAMLEGIGSVANVRPYLDDLLERKAKIMGFGHRVYKVKDPRATILQNLAEQLFEKFGRDKYYDIAIELERAVEEKLAHKGIYPNVDFYSGLVYSKLGIPTDLFTPVFAISRVAGWLAHWKEQLAENRIFRPTQIYTGTHEAPYVPIEKRH is encoded by the coding sequence ATGTCTATCTGCGAGTATCGGCCAGGTCTAGAAAATATTCCTGCCACCCAATCCAGTATTAGCTACGTTGATGGTCAGCGCGGTGTTCTGGAATATCGCGGTATCCGGATTGAAGAACTCGCAGAAAAGAGTACCTTCCTGGAAACTGCCTATTTGCTAATTTGGGGCGAACTGCCGACCCAAGCAGAACTCACTGCCTTTCAAGATGAAATTCAGTACCACCGCCGCGTAAAGTTCCGTGTGCGGGACATGATGAAATGCTTCCCAGAGAGCGGTCACCCAATGGATGCCCTGCAAGCTTCAGCCGCCGCTCTGGGTTTGTTCTACTCTCGCCGGGATCTGCACAACCCTGCTTATATTCGAGGGGCAGCAGTGCGTTTGCTAGCCAAAATTCCCACGATGGTGGCCGCATTCCAACTGATTCGCAAAGGCAACGACCCAGTCCAACCCAGAGATGATTTGGATTACGCCGCTAACTTCTTGTACATGCTGAATGAGAAAGAGCCAGATCCCCTAGCCGCACGAGTCTTTGACGTTTGCCTGACGCTCCATGCCGAGCATACGATCAATGCTTCGACCTTCTCAGCAATGGTTACGGCTTCAACTTTGACTGACCCCTATGCCGTGATTGCCTCAGCAGTCGGCACCCTAGCTGGCCCCCTCCACGGTGGCGCAAACGAAGAAGTGGTAGCGATGTTGGAGGGAATCGGCTCTGTCGCCAATGTCCGCCCCTACCTCGATGATCTCTTGGAGCGCAAAGCGAAAATCATGGGCTTTGGGCACCGTGTCTACAAAGTCAAAGACCCCAGAGCCACCATCTTGCAAAATCTGGCCGAACAGCTATTCGAGAAGTTTGGCCGAGATAAGTACTACGACATTGCCATTGAGCTAGAGCGAGCTGTAGAAGAAAAATTGGCCCACAAGGGAATTTACCCTAACGTGGATTTCTACTCTGGTCTGGTCTACAGCAAATTGGGCATTCCCACCGATTTGTTTACGCCTGTCTTTGCCATCTCGCGGGTGGCTGGTTGGCTAGCACACTGGAAAGAACAACTGGCCGAAAACCGAATTTTCCGTCCCACCCAGATCTATACCGGGACTCACGAAGCTCCTTATGTGCCCATTGAGAAGCGCCATTGA
- the sixA gene encoding phosphohistidine phosphatase SixA, producing MSDLYIIRHGIAAERGTYARDEERPLTEEGRRRTRQVAKRLVELKLQFDLILTSPLVRAHQTAEILQSEGLSDQLEVSDYLAPDGSLEAWLIWFDEWQRSHPQARLAIVGHQPDLGNWAETLVWGQARDGLVLKKAGVIGLTIPGSGQAIANSSLFWLSPPKFLL from the coding sequence ATGTCTGACCTCTACATCATTCGTCATGGCATTGCGGCGGAGCGGGGTACTTATGCTCGTGATGAGGAACGTCCCCTGACCGAGGAGGGTCGTCGCAGAACTCGCCAAGTCGCCAAGCGCTTGGTTGAACTCAAGCTGCAATTTGACTTGATTCTCACGAGTCCCCTAGTCCGGGCACATCAGACAGCAGAAATCTTGCAATCTGAGGGCTTAAGTGATCAGCTAGAAGTATCAGACTATTTAGCGCCCGATGGCAGTTTAGAGGCTTGGTTGATCTGGTTTGACGAGTGGCAGCGATCGCACCCCCAAGCTCGTTTGGCGATCGTGGGGCATCAGCCAGATCTGGGCAATTGGGCAGAAACTCTAGTTTGGGGACAAGCGCGGGATGGTTTGGTATTAAAAAAAGCTGGAGTGATTGGGCTAACAATCCCAGGATCGGGTCAGGCGATCGCAAATAGTTCTTTGTTTTGGCTCAGCCCACCGAAGTTCTTGCTATGA
- a CDS encoding bifunctional oligoribonuclease/PAP phosphatase NrnA, producing the protein MPSNSLRSRNSLVLNSESAEPIVEAKSVEYPGVEYPEVRATANVGDRQVQRSFDSKPDHKVEALRQTLERHEGERQLIILQDFPDPDALSSAWAYKLIAEQYNIQCEIVYAGTLSHQENIALVKLTNLPVQRWTVQSTKNKDLSVYQGCALIDNQGTTSQLLTLVQQAGLPVTVVIDHHSMQGGLNPEFCDIRPHTRATATICAHYLQAGLLTLDSSISQHVKCATALMHGLRSDTNTLMQAQEEDFLAAAYLSRFYDTQLLNAVLQSARSKRVMDVIERSLRNRIVQNNFSIAGVGYLRYDDRDAIPQAADFLVTEENVHTAVVYGIVHDEDEELEVVIGSLRTSKITLDPDEFIKEAFGQDAQGRFFGGGRFTAGGFEIPMGFLSGFNENADYAKMKWELFDAQIKQKLLRLVSPEDTFI; encoded by the coding sequence ATGCCATCTAATTCGCTTAGGTCTCGCAACAGTCTAGTTCTAAACTCAGAATCAGCAGAACCAATCGTGGAAGCCAAGTCTGTCGAATATCCAGGGGTTGAGTATCCAGAGGTTCGAGCCACTGCCAATGTCGGCGATCGCCAAGTTCAGCGCTCATTTGACTCCAAACCTGACCACAAAGTAGAAGCGCTCCGACAAACTTTAGAACGGCATGAAGGCGAGCGACAACTAATCATCCTGCAAGATTTTCCCGACCCGGATGCTCTTTCTTCCGCTTGGGCCTACAAACTGATTGCTGAGCAGTACAACATCCAGTGCGAGATTGTCTACGCTGGCACGCTCAGCCACCAAGAAAACATTGCCCTAGTCAAGCTGACCAACTTGCCAGTCCAGCGCTGGACAGTGCAGAGTACCAAAAACAAAGATTTATCGGTTTACCAAGGCTGCGCTCTGATTGATAACCAAGGCACAACCAGCCAGCTTCTGACCTTGGTGCAACAGGCAGGCCTTCCCGTTACGGTTGTGATTGATCACCACAGCATGCAGGGGGGACTAAACCCAGAATTCTGCGACATTCGGCCTCATACGCGGGCCACTGCTACTATCTGCGCCCACTATCTCCAAGCAGGCTTACTGACTTTAGACAGCAGCATTAGCCAGCATGTGAAGTGTGCCACTGCCCTGATGCACGGTCTGCGCTCTGATACCAACACCCTAATGCAGGCGCAGGAAGAGGACTTTCTCGCTGCCGCCTACTTAAGTCGGTTCTACGACACCCAACTGCTCAATGCGGTCCTCCAGTCAGCTCGTTCTAAACGGGTGATGGACGTGATTGAGCGATCGCTGCGCAACCGCATCGTACAGAACAACTTCTCGATCGCTGGGGTGGGTTATTTACGTTACGACGATCGCGATGCCATTCCGCAAGCCGCAGACTTTTTGGTCACAGAAGAAAACGTCCATACTGCTGTAGTTTATGGCATTGTGCACGATGAGGACGAAGAACTCGAAGTCGTGATTGGCTCCTTGCGAACCAGCAAGATCACCCTCGACCCAGACGAGTTTATTAAAGAAGCCTTTGGTCAAGATGCTCAAGGCCGTTTTTTTGGTGGTGGTCGCTTCACAGCTGGCGGGTTTGAAATTCCGATGGGATTTCTCTCTGGCTTCAATGAAAATGCCGACTACGCCAAGATGAAATGGGAACTCTTTGATGCCCAAATCAAGCAAAAGCTGCTGCGATTGGTGAGCCCGGAAGACACGTTTATTTAG
- a CDS encoding HNH endonuclease encodes MSKVLVLNASYEPLNITSWRRAIVLLLKGKAEQVEHNGKCVYSDFPLPTVIRLRHYVRVPYKEIPLTRRNILHRDSHSCQYCGYSGDDLTLDHVIPRSRGGGDSWENIVTACVRCNVKKGNRTPKEANMPLEYPPRKPHSGLYFEVTKHVKNGGHQEWRKYVIGI; translated from the coding sequence ATGAGCAAGGTTCTGGTGCTAAACGCCTCCTACGAACCACTCAACATTACGAGCTGGCGACGGGCGATCGTTTTACTTCTCAAAGGCAAAGCAGAACAGGTAGAACACAACGGCAAATGTGTTTACTCTGATTTCCCACTGCCCACCGTGATTCGGCTGCGGCATTATGTCCGGGTTCCTTATAAGGAAATTCCACTGACCCGACGAAATATCCTCCACCGAGATAGTCACTCTTGTCAATACTGTGGCTACAGTGGCGACGACCTGACCCTCGACCATGTGATTCCGCGATCGCGTGGCGGCGGTGATAGTTGGGAAAATATTGTGACTGCTTGTGTTCGCTGTAATGTCAAAAAAGGCAACCGCACTCCGAAAGAAGCCAACATGCCTCTAGAGTATCCACCGCGCAAACCTCATAGTGGCCTCTACTTTGAAGTCACCAAGCACGTCAAAAACGGCGGGCATCAAGAATGGCGCAAATATGTGATTGGGATCTGA
- the alr gene encoding alanine racemase, whose protein sequence is MAPIRREVPREPLCERAWVEVDLNALAHNIRQLKGLLAPKTSLMAVVKADAYGHGAVTVAETVLQHGATWLGVATIPEGIALREAGIAAPILVLGATYTPEQIRAIAHWQLQPTLGSPKQALVFSETLSDMSQPPLLPVHIKLDTGMSRLGTPWQQAIAFVQLVERLPHLKIASIYSHLATADSPDPTIMRLQQERFEAAIAQLQATGIVLPRLHLANSAATLTDANLHYDLVRVGLAMYGLYPAPHLQTVVDLKPALQVKARVTQVKTIQPGTGVSYSHKFVADREMTIAVVGIGYADGVPRNLSNQLTGLIRGRRVRQLGAVTMDQLMIDVTDIPHLEAGEVVTLLGEDGRDRITADDWATTLGTISWEILCGFKHRLPRVAVGQSYSSEQQLLS, encoded by the coding sequence ATGGCCCCAATTCGACGAGAGGTGCCCAGAGAGCCTCTGTGTGAGCGAGCTTGGGTAGAAGTCGATTTGAATGCCTTGGCACATAACATTCGGCAGCTCAAGGGGTTGCTAGCGCCTAAAACGTCACTCATGGCAGTGGTGAAAGCAGATGCCTATGGTCATGGAGCTGTAACTGTGGCCGAGACGGTGTTGCAACATGGCGCGACTTGGCTAGGAGTCGCAACAATTCCTGAAGGCATTGCGCTCCGAGAGGCAGGCATTGCAGCGCCGATTTTAGTCTTAGGGGCAACCTACACGCCAGAGCAAATCCGGGCGATCGCCCACTGGCAACTACAACCCACGCTGGGTAGCCCCAAGCAAGCATTGGTGTTCTCAGAAACCCTAAGTGACATGTCTCAGCCTCCTCTGCTACCTGTCCATATCAAGCTGGATACAGGCATGTCTCGTTTGGGTACTCCCTGGCAACAAGCGATCGCATTTGTGCAGTTAGTAGAGCGTTTGCCACATTTGAAAATTGCCAGCATTTACTCCCATCTAGCGACTGCTGACAGCCCTGACCCTACAATCATGCGGCTGCAACAAGAACGATTTGAAGCGGCGATCGCACAACTGCAAGCCACAGGAATAGTGTTGCCTCGGCTGCATTTAGCCAACTCAGCAGCGACTCTGACGGATGCAAATTTGCATTACGACTTGGTGCGGGTCGGCCTAGCAATGTATGGTCTCTATCCCGCTCCCCATTTGCAAACGGTAGTAGACCTGAAGCCAGCCCTGCAAGTCAAGGCGCGAGTCACCCAAGTGAAAACAATTCAACCAGGCACAGGAGTCAGCTACAGCCACAAGTTCGTCGCTGACCGAGAAATGACGATTGCAGTGGTGGGAATTGGCTATGCCGATGGGGTGCCCCGTAATCTGTCCAATCAACTCACAGGGCTGATCCGGGGACGACGGGTACGGCAGTTGGGAGCTGTGACCATGGATCAACTGATGATTGATGTGACGGACATTCCCCATTTAGAGGCTGGGGAAGTAGTGACGCTGTTAGGTGAAGATGGCCGCGATCGCATTACTGCCGATGACTGGGCCACCACTTTAGGTACGATTTCTTGGGAGATTCTCTGTGGTTTCAAGCATCGTTTGCCACGGGTAGCCGTCGGACAAAGCTATTCTTCAGAACAGCAACTTTTGTCGTAG
- a CDS encoding nucleoside:proton symporter, protein MSYLNLLSFLGIFGLCAVAWLFSENRSFRVFPWRVVVSGILLQLILGALVFLFPPTRAALQGFSNLLDGVFLAADTGANFVFGKNLVPLPDRPADVNLGYIFAFRALPTVIFFSGLMALLYSIGVIQVITNIFAKVFYATMRLSGAEALSGAANIFVGIEAAIVVKPYLPKMTRSELCAILSCCFGTAASSTLAIYVSFLRPVFPNILGHLVSASIIAIPACFVLSKILVPETEVPLTAGGIPMESKATTRKEAAVVESDFEDAPKHETVGGEPIERVSPMDAAIVGALDGVKMAVAIAAVLILILGLVSLINQIFRALAAIPGPIGDIFSVITLANIEGALFLPLTFLTGVSLDWNELWASSVIIGRRLLETAIPPYQALATAAALPGAERVISDRAVLIISYALSGFAHLASVGIFVGGTIALIPSRRKDISELGWKALFVGTLATMMIAAVAGVFYQEGNASILGDQLPAQIAPAVTPGASPTASPTSPATTGAPGSPAATTTPTTAPVPASPQPSPPTSPRVQAAPQTTPTATTAPTTAPTTAPTGANPASRATPSPSPRP, encoded by the coding sequence ATGAGCTACCTCAATTTACTTTCTTTCCTTGGTATTTTTGGTCTCTGTGCGGTCGCCTGGTTATTTTCGGAGAATCGCAGCTTCCGAGTGTTTCCGTGGCGAGTTGTGGTGTCGGGCATTTTGCTTCAACTCATCCTCGGTGCATTAGTATTTTTATTTCCACCCACTAGAGCCGCGCTCCAAGGATTTAGCAATTTGCTAGATGGGGTATTTTTGGCCGCAGATACGGGCGCAAACTTTGTGTTTGGTAAGAATCTCGTACCCCTGCCAGATCGACCTGCGGATGTCAACTTAGGCTATATTTTTGCTTTTCGGGCTTTGCCAACGGTTATCTTCTTCTCTGGTTTAATGGCCTTGCTCTACAGCATTGGGGTCATCCAAGTTATTACTAATATCTTTGCTAAGGTGTTTTACGCCACGATGCGTCTGAGTGGGGCGGAAGCGCTCAGCGGTGCTGCCAATATTTTTGTCGGTATTGAAGCGGCGATCGTCGTGAAGCCTTATTTGCCGAAGATGACTCGCAGCGAACTCTGCGCCATTCTATCTTGTTGTTTTGGCACTGCTGCTTCCTCAACCCTAGCCATTTATGTCAGCTTTCTGCGACCTGTGTTTCCTAATATTTTGGGACACCTGGTTTCAGCGTCTATTATTGCGATTCCTGCCTGTTTTGTTTTATCGAAAATTTTAGTACCCGAAACTGAAGTTCCTTTAACGGCGGGTGGCATCCCGATGGAATCCAAAGCCACAACCCGTAAGGAAGCAGCGGTTGTAGAGTCAGATTTTGAGGACGCACCCAAGCATGAGACTGTAGGCGGGGAGCCAATCGAGCGGGTTAGCCCAATGGACGCGGCCATTGTGGGGGCGTTGGATGGCGTCAAAATGGCGGTAGCGATCGCTGCTGTGCTGATCCTAATCTTGGGTTTGGTCTCCTTAATTAACCAGATTTTTAGAGCTTTAGCTGCGATTCCTGGCCCCATTGGGGATATTTTTAGCGTCATCACGTTGGCCAATATTGAGGGTGCCCTCTTTTTACCCCTCACGTTTTTGACCGGAGTCTCCTTGGATTGGAACGAACTGTGGGCATCCTCGGTGATTATTGGCCGCAGACTGCTAGAAACGGCGATTCCTCCTTATCAAGCCTTGGCTACGGCAGCAGCTTTGCCAGGAGCAGAACGAGTCATTAGCGATCGCGCCGTTTTGATTATCAGCTATGCCCTATCTGGCTTTGCTCACTTAGCCTCAGTGGGAATCTTTGTGGGAGGCACGATCGCCCTCATTCCTTCTCGACGCAAAGATATCTCAGAACTGGGTTGGAAGGCTTTATTTGTCGGCACTTTGGCGACGATGATGATTGCGGCAGTTGCAGGTGTGTTTTACCAAGAAGGCAATGCCAGCATCTTAGGCGACCAACTTCCCGCTCAGATTGCGCCAGCCGTAACTCCTGGTGCCTCACCCACTGCTTCCCCCACTAGCCCTGCGACTACTGGGGCTCCCGGTAGCCCAGCTGCCACTACCACACCCACCACTGCTCCAGTCCCAGCTTCGCCACAGCCCTCACCCCCCACCAGCCCTAGAGTCCAGGCTGCGCCCCAAACTACGCCGACTGCCACGACTGCACCCACGACTGCACCCACGACCGCACCCACAGGAGCTAATCCAGCTAGTAGAGCTACGCCCTCTCCTTCTCCACGCCCCTAG
- a CDS encoding DUF3318 domain-containing protein, which produces MNPDPEVRHLLDLMPASGRMLCKIASKPEQSKVVDYSYPVPWSPSRPIFINFDLWSQLSRPQRDLALLRAVSWLIGIKWFKPDLYRGLIAIGLVGAGVEAVQGDAVGVLMAGSLAAIAGTQIWRSTQSSQRELETDEAAIRVALRRGYTEAEAARHLLSAIETVAQIEGRLQLSFTELVRCQNLRAIAGLSPVGTPETLRQE; this is translated from the coding sequence ATGAATCCTGATCCCGAAGTTCGCCACCTCTTAGATCTCATGCCTGCCTCCGGTCGCATGCTGTGTAAGATTGCCAGCAAACCGGAGCAATCTAAGGTGGTGGATTACTCATATCCTGTGCCTTGGTCCCCCAGTCGCCCGATTTTCATTAACTTTGACCTGTGGAGTCAATTGTCTCGGCCTCAGCGCGATCTAGCCTTGTTGCGAGCGGTCAGCTGGTTAATAGGCATCAAGTGGTTCAAACCGGATCTTTATCGCGGTTTAATAGCAATTGGCCTAGTCGGTGCGGGTGTGGAAGCGGTACAGGGAGATGCAGTCGGGGTGTTGATGGCAGGGAGTTTGGCTGCGATCGCGGGAACCCAGATTTGGCGATCGACTCAGAGTTCGCAGCGAGAACTAGAAACTGATGAAGCCGCTATTCGGGTGGCTCTGCGACGGGGCTATACAGAAGCAGAAGCCGCTCGTCACTTGTTGAGCGCGATTGAGACAGTCGCTCAAATTGAAGGCCGACTTCAGTTGAGTTTTACAGAACTAGTCCGTTGCCAGAATTTGCGGGCGATCGCTGGGTTATCTCCGGTTGGTACTCCCGAAACCTTGAGACAAGAATAG